The following nucleotide sequence is from Mycobacterium sp. Z3061.
GCCGGACGGGAACACATAGCCGGCGCCAGCGGTGCCTGCGGCACCAACGCCCCGCTGTACATCGAGCAACCGTTCCGGCTGGACAGGATCGGCTGAACCCACCCGGCTCAGAGGGCGAACATGTCCTTCCACGTCTTCGGCGACTTGGAAGCGACGAGATCCGTCTGACGATAGACCTGGCCATCGGGCGCCACGTAGCTGCCGTTCTCCGGGTTGTATTGAGCGAACGCCACCGAGGGACCCGGGGATTCGTTGCGCCCGAACGCACTCGGCGCGGCTGACGGCGCGGCGCTGGGCGCCGCCGCCGGCGGCGGCGACGTGCCGCCGGCCGTGTCGAGCGGTGCGATGGAAGTCACCTGGCCCATCGGCGCCTGCGGCGTGATCCCCGGTGCCACCGGTGCCCCCGCCGGCGGAGGCACCACACCGGCCGGCAGCGGTGTTCCGTCGACCGGGCCGAAGATCCGTTCACGGTTCCAGTTGACCCGGTCGTCCGGCGGAATCCCCTGGGCGAGCAGGTTCGGGTCAAGCGGGTAGGTGCCGAATGCGTGCTGCCGCATCGCCAGTGGCATGAACGGCTTGTCGCTGTCACAGATCTCGACGGTCGGCGCGCGCTTACCCGGGTGTCCCATGCACGGGTAGTTGCGCGCCCCACGCACCCCGATCGGTGAATCCTGCGGGAGCTTGCAGTACAACCCGTCGGGGGTGTCGATCGTGGTGGTGTCGGCCGGCGAGCGCCACTGGCTAGGCGGCAGGAATCCGACGGTGCAAGCGGGCGGGTCACTGAGGATGAGATTGAAGGCGCCGGTGGCCAATCCGGTCGGGCTCTTGGTGCCCAGGAACGATTGAATGGCTGCGGTGAACGGCGGCAGAATCACCAATACCTGTTCAAGCGATGCGTGGTACGTCACCCCGATCTGGCCGATCGTGGTGAGGTTGGCCAGCAGCACCGGCAGCGTCGGCTTGATCTGGTCCAGCAGCCGGGACGCCTCGTTCAGCGCTTCTGGCCCGTTTTCCAGCAGCGTGCGCACCTGCGGATCGTTTGTCGCCAGTTGGCCGGTGAACCCGGCCAAGCTGTGGGCCCAGCGCCGGATCGAGCCGGCGGTCTGCGCTTGACTGTCCAGCAACGGCCCGGTGTCCTCGGTCAGACTGCGCGCCCGGTCGGAGACACCGTTGAGGTCACCGGAGATCTGGGCTGACGAATCGAAGAGCGAGCCGAAATCGTAACTGGCGCCGTTGAATGCCTTGAACGAC
It contains:
- a CDS encoding MlaD family protein, which codes for MLTRFIRIQLVIFAIVGVIGLFVMVIYYVQAPTLLGIGKMTVTLELRETGNLYRFSNVTYRGVQIGKVTGVELTARGAKATMRLDTSPKIPADLDAEVRSISAVGEQYVDLRPRTDSGPYLHDGSVIAAKDTKTPQPIGPVLDQTSALLNSIPQGKLTQLLDESFKAFNGASYDFGSLFDSSAQISGDLNGVSDRARSLTEDTGPLLDSQAQTAGSIRRWAHSLAGFTGQLATNDPQVRTLLENGPEALNEASRLLDQIKPTLPVLLANLTTIGQIGVTYHASLEQVLVILPPFTAAIQSFLGTKSPTGLATGAFNLILSDPPACTVGFLPPSQWRSPADTTTIDTPDGLYCKLPQDSPIGVRGARNYPCMGHPGKRAPTVEICDSDKPFMPLAMRQHAFGTYPLDPNLLAQGIPPDDRVNWNRERIFGPVDGTPLPAGVVPPPAGAPVAPGITPQAPMGQVTSIAPLDTAGGTSPPPAAAPSAAPSAAPSAFGRNESPGPSVAFAQYNPENGSYVAPDGQVYRQTDLVASKSPKTWKDMFAL